One stretch of Planctomycetota bacterium DNA includes these proteins:
- the nadA gene encoding quinolinate synthase NadA, whose protein sequence is MTSLDRLPPSELAERIARLRRNRRAVILAHNYQTPEVQDIADIVGDSLAMAREARNVEAEVIVLCGVRFMAETAKILNPERTVLMPDPNAGCPMADMIAPRELAEAKRRHADAAVVCYVNSSAAVKAMSDICCTSANAVRVVESIPKDRPILFVPDESLGDYVAQQTGRKNLILWPGFCPTHHRILAEHVAARKRDFPKAEVLVHPECTRDVVALADFVGSTSQIIRRVSESQAKAFIICTELGVCHTIRRANPGKTIVEISSLADCPNMKLNTLEKIAWALEDLEVRVEVPEDVAGRARQAIERMLALA, encoded by the coding sequence GTGACGTCGCTGGATCGCCTGCCGCCATCCGAATTGGCCGAGAGAATCGCCCGCCTGCGGCGAAATCGGCGGGCGGTCATCCTCGCCCACAACTACCAGACGCCTGAGGTCCAGGACATTGCGGACATCGTGGGCGACAGTCTGGCCATGGCCCGCGAGGCCCGCAACGTCGAAGCCGAGGTGATCGTCCTCTGCGGCGTGCGGTTCATGGCGGAGACGGCCAAGATCCTGAACCCAGAGCGGACGGTCCTCATGCCAGACCCGAACGCGGGTTGCCCGATGGCCGACATGATCGCGCCGAGAGAACTGGCGGAGGCGAAGCGCCGGCACGCGGACGCGGCGGTGGTCTGCTACGTCAACTCCTCCGCCGCCGTCAAGGCGATGAGCGACATCTGCTGCACGAGCGCCAACGCGGTCCGCGTCGTCGAGTCCATCCCGAAGGACCGGCCGATCCTCTTCGTCCCCGACGAGAGCCTCGGCGACTACGTCGCGCAGCAGACGGGGCGGAAGAATCTGATCCTTTGGCCGGGCTTCTGCCCGACGCATCACCGGATCCTGGCGGAGCACGTCGCCGCGCGGAAGCGAGACTTCCCCAAGGCCGAAGTCCTCGTCCATCCCGAGTGCACGCGCGACGTGGTGGCGCTGGCGGATTTCGTCGGCTCGACGAGCCAGATCATCCGGCGCGTGTCCGAGTCGCAAGCCAAGGCATTCATCATCTGTACGGAACTCGGCGTCTGCCACACGATCCGCCGCGCGAATCCCGGCAAGACGATCGTCGAGATTTCGAGCCTGGCGGACTGCCCGAACATGAAACTGAACACCCTGGAGAAGATCGCGTGGGCGCTGGAGGACCTGGAGGTCCGCGTCGAGGTCCCCGAAGACGTGGCCGGGCGGGCGCGGCAGGCCATCGAGAGGATGCTCGCGCTCGCGTGA
- a CDS encoding SpoIIE family protein phosphatase — MTEPNPQGEELTARPAETGGDAAARQHDPPLRLVDLIDLETLQAIQDGFAELAQMATSIRDDKGRLVTRPSRSSRFCDLLGGAQHDNEACSISNYAAAAAAKTADAPVKYVCHASLVQFAASIRAKDRLLGTIVLGDLPERPITRDEVADLARVHNINEEELRQAARELSICSDVNTRAAIAFLQLFANTLTRLCYQQVVLQERIDELTLLADTSRLLSSTLEPDLVLDNIVRTMAEVMNVKACSLRLLNETGDELVIKATYGLSKAYLKKGPVIVAENPHDQEALRGQIITIPDMRTDPRVRYPEEARREGLVSSLAVGLIARGKPLGMLHIYTDRPHAFPAEEVRLFRSIADQAAATVYNAQLVDQIAQTRQQQRELALASQVQRRLLPARPPKAPGYDFFAVTVSSQEVGGDLHDWIELPKANIGIAVGDVAGKGVPGAILMASLRAALRAQAEHVYELDHIMDRVNQGLTAETEPSEFATLFYGVLDTRARRLTYSTAGHEPPVLLRGGDVRRLAVGGPLLGVDRQATYAYEAVALQSGDTLVVFSDGAFDATNFAGEHFGRERLLESIRRHAGHPAERMVQEIRWDIRRFAGLAPRADDMTLLVVKVL; from the coding sequence ATGACCGAACCGAACCCCCAAGGCGAAGAACTCACCGCCCGGCCCGCTGAAACGGGCGGGGACGCGGCGGCGCGCCAGCACGACCCGCCTCTGCGCCTCGTGGACCTCATCGACCTGGAAACGCTTCAGGCGATCCAGGACGGCTTTGCGGAACTGGCGCAGATGGCGACGAGCATCCGCGACGACAAAGGCCGACTCGTCACCCGGCCGAGCCGCTCCAGCCGATTCTGCGACCTCCTGGGCGGCGCGCAGCACGACAACGAGGCGTGTTCGATCTCCAATTATGCCGCGGCAGCGGCAGCCAAGACAGCCGACGCCCCCGTCAAGTACGTCTGCCACGCCAGCCTCGTCCAGTTCGCCGCCTCCATCCGCGCCAAGGACCGCCTGCTCGGGACGATCGTCCTGGGGGATTTGCCCGAACGGCCGATCACGCGCGACGAGGTCGCCGACCTCGCCCGCGTCCATAACATCAACGAGGAGGAACTCCGGCAGGCCGCCCGGGAACTTTCCATCTGCTCCGACGTCAACACGCGCGCCGCCATCGCGTTCCTCCAACTGTTCGCCAACACCCTCACGCGCCTCTGCTACCAGCAGGTCGTCCTCCAGGAACGCATCGACGAATTGACACTCCTGGCCGATACCAGCCGCCTGCTCTCCTCCACCCTCGAGCCCGACCTGGTGCTCGACAACATCGTTCGGACCATGGCGGAGGTGATGAACGTCAAGGCGTGCAGCCTGAGGCTCCTGAACGAGACGGGCGACGAACTCGTCATCAAAGCGACCTACGGCCTGTCGAAGGCGTACCTGAAGAAGGGGCCGGTCATCGTCGCGGAGAACCCCCACGACCAGGAAGCCCTCCGCGGCCAGATCATCACCATCCCTGACATGCGCACCGATCCGCGCGTCCGCTATCCGGAGGAGGCGCGCCGCGAGGGCCTGGTGTCCAGCCTCGCCGTCGGCCTCATCGCCCGGGGCAAGCCCCTCGGCATGCTCCACATCTACACCGACCGCCCGCACGCCTTCCCCGCGGAAGAGGTCCGCCTCTTCCGGAGCATCGCCGACCAGGCCGCCGCCACCGTTTACAACGCGCAACTCGTCGATCAGATCGCCCAGACGCGCCAACAGCAGCGGGAACTGGCGCTGGCGTCCCAGGTGCAGCGCCGGCTCCTGCCCGCACGCCCGCCCAAGGCGCCGGGCTACGACTTCTTCGCCGTCACCGTCTCAAGCCAGGAAGTGGGCGGCGACCTGCACGACTGGATCGAATTGCCCAAGGCGAACATCGGCATCGCCGTCGGCGACGTAGCCGGCAAAGGCGTCCCCGGCGCCATCCTGATGGCCAGCCTGCGCGCCGCCCTCCGCGCCCAGGCCGAACACGTTTACGAACTCGACCACATCATGGACCGCGTCAACCAGGGCCTGACGGCCGAGACCGAGCCTTCGGAGTTCGCTACGCTCTTCTACGGCGTTCTGGATACGCGCGCCCGCCGCCTCACCTACTCCACCGCCGGTCACGAACCCCCCGTCCTGCTGCGCGGAGGCGATGTGCGGCGCCTCGCGGTCGGCGGGCCGTTGCTCGGCGTCGACCGCCAAGCCACGTACGCCTACGAGGCCGTCGCCCTCCAGAGCGGCGACACGCTCGTGGTCTTCTCCGACGGCGCGTTCGACGCGACGAACTTCGCCGGGGAACACTTCGGAAGGGAAAGGCTCCTGGAATCCATCCGCCGGCACGCCGGCCACCCCGCCGAGCGAATGGTTCAGGAAATCCGGTGGGACATCCGCCGCTTCGCCGGCCTCGCCCCCCGCGCCGACGACATGACCTTGCTGGTCGTCAAGGTGCTCTAA